ACAAGATCGCCGAATACCTCAAGAAGATTGCGCTGTCGCGCAACATCGTGCATCAGGATGCGATGGTGAATGAAGTGCAGACCGACGAGCGTGGACGGGTCGTGGCGCTGACCACGCGAGAGGGTGAGCGCATCGAGCTGGACTTTGTGGTCGATGCGAGCGGCCTGTCGCGCAAGATCATCGGCAAGGTGGTGCCCAGCCAGTGGCATTCATTCAGCGAGCATCTGCTGCTTGATCGTGCGATTCCGTTCTACATGCGGCATCCGGAAAAGAATCCGGGGCTGGTGAGTCGTGCCATTGCGTTGTCGGCGGGCTGGATGTGGCAGATACCGCTGCAGGATCGCGTGGGTGCGGGCTATGTGTACAGCAGCAAGCACATCTCGGATGAGGATGCGGCGGCGGAGATTCAACGCACGCTTGGTTATGACGTGCAGCCGCAGCGCGTGATTCGCTTCGAGCCCGGTTGCTTCGAGCAGGTCTGGGTGGGCAATGTACTGAGCGTGGGGCTGGCCTCGGGCTTTGTGGAGCCGCTGGAGGCCACGTCGATCGGGCAGATGGTCGAGACCGTGCGCAACTTTGTGCGGGTGCTCACCTTGAGCCAGGGCGTGGTGTCGGACAACGCGATCCGCGAGTTCAACGAGTCGAACCACCATTCGTGGCTGGAGGTGCGCGACTTTCTGCGCATGCACTACGACTGCCCGCGCCGCGACACGGCGTTCTGGCGTGATGTGGCGAAAGTGCCCTTGCCCGAGACTTATCGTGCGCTTAAAGAGTGCATGCAACTGCGTGCGCCGCGCTTGCTCGATCTGGAAGGCTACATCCTGCATGGCCGGCGCGGCATCTTCCATGTGATCAACTGGATGTTCGTCGCCACCGGTCTGGGCTTGATTCCGCGCGATGCGGTGAAGACCGAGTTGATGGCGCTGCCGCCCGAAGGCAAGCAGGCAGTGGGGGAGTTTCTTGCGTGGCTCAAGCAGCGGCAGGAGGGGACTGTGATACCCGCGTAAACGGCGTCGCTGAAAAAACAATGGAGCCTTGTTGGCTCCATTTTTGTCTTCAATGATTCAGCCAGACCTTGTGCAGCACGTCGTAGAGAATCGACGCCGAGAAAAAGCACAGCACCAGCGATGCGCCGCGCAGCATCACGCCGGATGAAAACATCGGCAGCTTGCTGCTTCCACTGCGCGCGAGATGGCCGAGCAGGCACCAGCCCAGCGACACGGGAATCATGGTGAGCGCAAATGTGCCCATGGCGGGAAAGTAGGCGGCGGTGTCGACAAACACCTTGGGCGGCATCACGAACGAGGCGAACAGAAATGCCTTGGGATTCAGCAGCGTGGTGATGAACACGTGGCGGCTGGTGATGCTCGATTCGGGCGTGAGACTTTTCTCGAACTTCCAGATCTTGAGCGACAGGTAAGCGATGTAGAACGCCGCACCGAGCTTGAGTGTGGTGGCGATCCAGGCCTGATCGTTGAGCAGCTTGAGCAGCAGAAATCCCCAGCAACTGATGGCCAGCAGATAGGCCACCAGCTCTGCGGCCACCAGCACCACCGAACGCGAAAAACCACGCGCCACGCTCGACGAGAACAGCAGCGTGTTGGTGGGGCCCGGCATCGCAAGAATCAGTGCGGCGACCGATGCGATGTAGAGGAGATCGTGGGTGGTGAACATGGTGGAGCAGCGGATTGTAGGTTAACGACGTGACAGCGCTGCGACGAAAATCAATGGGATTCTCCTTCTGTGCCCCAACCACCGCCCAGCGCCAGAAACAACGCCAGTTGATCGTTCACGATGTTCGCTTGCGAGGCCGCGAGCGCGGTGTCTGCGTTGGCGAGCACTCGCTCTGCGTCGAGCGAATCGAGGTAGCCGGTCTTGCCGTTGACATACAGACGGCGCGTCTCTTCGGCGACCTGTGCGCTTTGTGCGCGGGCGGCTTTCAGGCGCGCGTTGCGGTCGAGTTCGCGGGCGTAGTTGGTGAGGGCGGTTTCGGTTTCGCGCAATGCTGTGAGCACGGTGCCGTCGAACTTGGCGAGCGCGCCTTTGGTGGCGGCTTCGGATTGAGCGATGCGTGCCTGCGCGACGCCGTTGATCGGAATGCTCCACGAAATCAGCGGGCCGAGGCTCCAACTGAAGGTGTCGCCGCGGCCAAAGCCTGTCATGTGGCCAGCGGATGCAGCGGAGAGGCCCAGCGAAATCTTGGGGTAGAGATCGGCCGTGGCCACGCCGATCTGCGCGGTGGCCTGTGCGAGTTGGCGTTCGGCCTGGCGCACATCGGGGCGGCGTTGCAGCAGGGTCTGACCATCGCCGACGGGGATCACGCCTGCAGCGACCTGCGGGGCTGCGTGGCATTGCTGAACGTCGCGCGGGAAATTCTGTGGCTGCTCGCCGGTGAGCGTGGCAAGTTGGAACAGCGCGTTCTGGCGCAGCGCGAGCAGCGGTGGCAGATCGGCCTTCAGTTGCTCGACTTGCGCGCGGGCGCGTTGAGCGTCGATGGTGCCCACCTTGCCCGCTTTCTGCAGTCGCTCGGAGATGCTCGCCGATTGTTGCTGCAGTGCGATGGAGTGCTGCATCACCTCGATGCGCAGGCCCGTCGTGCAGGCTTGTGCCCAGGCGCTGGCGGTGTGCGCGGCCACGTTCACGCGCGTGAGATCGAGGGCGGCCTGTGCCGCATCCGTGCCTGCTTGCGCGGCTTCGATGGCGTGGCGGATCTGGCCGAACAGGTCGAGCTGATACGAGATGCCCGAGCTGGCCGAGTAGCTGAATGCGTTGGGCGGCACGTAGCCCTTTTGCAGCATCGACAGGCCGGAGACGTGGCCGTAGCTCGGGCCACCACCCACGCTCAGGCTGGGGCGTGTGGCACCTGCGACTTCCTGCTCGACGGCCTGCACCTGTTCGAGATGCGCGAGTGCCTGACGCAGATCGGTGTTGTGTTCGAAGGCTTTGGCGATGAGCGCGTCGAGCTGCGGATCGGCATAGAGCTGCCACCAACGATCAGGCAGCGCGGCGTTGGAGACAAGCGCGTGATGCTTGTCAGCGAGTGTCGAATTCTGCGCGCTTGAGAACGGTTGATGAGGCTGGACCTGTTGCGCGATAGCTTCTGCAGGAACGACGTAATCCGGGCCAACAGGTTTGGTGCTGCACGCCGTGAGCGCGGCAATGGCGATGAGCGACAGCGAGGTGGAGAGCAGGTGGCGCATGGTGATCAGCCCTTGGTCTGTTTGGGCGCGGCTGCGATCTTGGCGCTCTCGGCGTTCTTGGTGGCGTTGCCCGTCACTTCCACCGTCACCGTCTGGCCTGCGACGAGCTTCACATCGTCGGGCACGGGGTCGAGCTTCACGCGCACGGGCACGCGCTGCGCGAGTCGCACCCAGTTGAACGTGGGATTCACCGTCGGCAGCAGGTTGGAGCTGGTCGCGCGGTCGCGGTCGGCGATGCCTGCGACGATGCTCTCCACCGTGCCCGCGAGCGGCTTGCCGACGCCCATGGGCGTGACCTTCACGCGGTCGCCCACATGGATGCGCGCGAGCTTGGTTTCCTCGAAATAGCCTTCGACGTAGAACGACGACGAATCGACCAGCGCCATCGCCGGATGGCCCGCCGTGGCGTAGCTGCCCTTGCGCAGATCGAGGTTGGTGACGAAGGCATCGGACGGTGCCACGATGCGCGCGCGTTCGAGATTGAGGCGCGCGGTGTCGAGCGCGACCTGCGCCTGCGCGAGCGCGGCGTTGGCCTGTTCGACCTTGGTACGGGTCTGCTCGCGCACTTCCTGCGAGATCAGATTGTCGAGACTCACATTGCGTGCGTCTTCGCGCTTGGCCTGCGCGAGCGCGATCTTCTGCGATGCGACGGCGGCTTCGGCCTGGCGCAGCGAGAGGGCATAACGCGCCTGATCCACTTCAAACAGCAGCTGTCCGGCGTGCACGCGCTGGTTGTCCTGCACGGCGACGTCGGTGACGAGGCCGGACACGTCGGGTGCGATCTGCACGACGTTGGCACGCACGCGGCCATCGCGCGTCCAGGGCGCGAGTTCGTAGTGATCCCAAAGTTGAAACGCGGCCACGATGGCGGCAGCGCTCACGGCCAGTGTGATGCCGACGGGAATCGTGCGCGCGGCGATGCGCTTGAACAGGTTGGGTTTGGCAGGCGTGGACGGTGCGGAGGGTGTGGTCTTGTCAGTCATGTTGTTCTCGTTTTTCTGATGAGGTGGTATTCAGTTCATTGCAGCAGTGCGCTGAGGCGCGACAGGCCCCAGAGCAGCAGCACGTAGAGCGCGATGTCGAACAGCGCCGGATGCCAGATGCGGCGATAGAGACCTACGGCGGCGAGCAGCCGTTGCACGCCGAGCAGTGCCACCAGCGCGAGCAGCGCCAGCGGCATGAGCCATGGCAGATAGAGGCCGTAGAAAGATGCTTCGCCGATCATGATGTGCTCGCGGATGTGTCCGGTGCCGTGTGCGTTGGCGCGGCGCCAGAAAGGGTCAGGGCCGCAGGTGCGGCCGGAAAGAGATTGCGGCGCAGACCGACGAGTGCGGTCACGGCGGCGCGCCATTGCGGCCTCGATTCGGGGCGCGTGGCGGCGTAGTCGAGCACCTCGTCGATGTGCTGGAGAATGGCTTCGGGCAACTGCGCCTGCGCAAGTCCTGCACTGCGTTTTTCGAAGAACTGACCGATGTCCGAGAGCACGCCCGCGATGTGTGGCGACTCCATCGGAATGTTCTGGCGTTGCAGCGATGCGAGGTCGGCACCGACGCGCAGATCGCGCAATGCCTGGTCGTTGGCGATGCCGTCGATCTTGCCGCCTGCTTGCGCGATGCGCGGAGCAAGCAGGCCGATGCGGTCGAGCATGCGCACGGCGTAGGCGTCGATCTGGCGTGCGCTCGCACCGGGTTGCGCGAGTTCGGACAGCTCGCGCCAGTTGGCACGCTGGATGCGCCGTGCGGCCCATGCCACCCCGACGGTGCGCACCAGTGCGGTGACGATGGCAGCGGCGGCGATGCCTGCGATCTGGCCGATCATCGAATTCACGAAGGTGATCATGTCCACCGCGCCGGTGTCGTACATGGCGAGCGTTCCGAAGAAGCCGCCCATGAGAATGCCCATCGCGGCCATCATGTTCTGCGGGCGCGCCATGTAGCAGCCGAGCACGAAGAACACCGGTGCGCACACGGCGACCAACATGCCGAAATCCTGCACGTTGGGCAGCATGATGAGCACGTAGAAGATCGACAGCGGCATCGACCAGATCAGGTATTTGAGAAAGCCCTTGATCGCCGGAACCGGGTTGTCCATGGTCGCAAAGAAGCTGCAGAAGATCGCCGCCATCATGACGGCGGCCGAGCCCATGGGCCAGCCGGTGAGAATCCAGAACGCGCTGCACAGGCAGATGGCGAGCACGGCTGCCAGACCCGAGAGCGCGGCCATGCCGTGGTCCAGATGCAGCGCGCGGTGGCTCAGATTGCGCAGGCGGCGCGATGCGACGGGTGCGCCGCCGATGCCCGCGTCGATGTCGTGGCGCAGGCGCACGCAGGAGTCCCATGCGTCGATGAGTTCGGTAAGCCGCGTTGCCAGCGCCACGCGCAGCAGGCGCGACAAGTTGTCCTTGCGTTCATCCCAATGCTGCAGGCCGAACGCGTGGATTTCTGCGCGCAGATCGGCCACTTGTTTTGCGCGATCGGGATCGAGCTGTTTGAAGTTCTGCGTGTCGAGCCAGTGGCTGATGCGCGCAAGAATCGCGACCACATCGGGCGCGATTTTTCCCTCTGCCTGCTCCAGCGCAACGAGCCGGTCTTCCACTGCCGAGACTGTGGGCATGAGCGAGGCGATGTGGTCCTGCATGGTGCTCACGGCACCGGCGGTCCAGCGCAGATTGGTGGTGTCGAACGGGATGTGCGTGGACAGCAGGCGAAGCTGCGTGATGTCGCCCGCGACCTTGCTGCGATCGCTGGCGAGTGTGGATTTGGGATCGGGCGAATCGGTGACCAAGAGGTCCTGAATCCAGTGCTTGGTGTGCTTCATCGCGCCATCCAGCAGGCCGAGCACGGCGGGCGCAAGGCCCTTGGGAAACACGATGCTGTGCACGACGGTGGCGCACAGAATGCCGACGATGATTTCCTCCACGCGCAGGCTGGCGTTGTCGAACAGCGTCTGCGGTGTCTGCACGTTGGGAAAGCCGATCAGCGCAGCCGTGTAGCCCGCGAGCATGAACACGTAGGACGACGGCGAGCGATCGAGCAGCGACAGATAAAGACAGCCGCCCACCCAGAGCGCAAGGGCGAGCGTGAGCAGCTCCGGTGCGTTGGCGAGCGCGGGCAGGATCAGCAGCGTGGCCGTGCAGCCCACGATGGTGCCGAGCACGCGGTACAGCGCCTTGGATCGCACGGTGCCCGCGAGCGGGCTGGCGACCACGTACGAAGTCATCATCGCCCAGAACGGACGGCTCAGGCCGAGGCGGCTGGCCACGTACAGGGCGAGCACGCCTGCGGCCACGCACTTGAGCGAAAAGAGCATTTCCGCCCGCGTGAAGCGGGGCAACGATGGGAGTTTCATGGCGGGCCGGGTCTTTTTGCTTTTATGGCTTCTTGTTCTTCAGCGGTTCGATGTCCGGCGTGACGCGGCCCATGCGATCTTCGAGTGCTGAAAAAACACGCAAACAGGCTTCGACATCGGCATCCGATGCTTTCTCGAAAAGATGGTGGCGCAGCGTGGCGAGCGCGGCTTCGATCTGGACGGTGAGCTGGCGGCCCTTGGGTGTGAGATGCAGCGTCTTGGCGCGACCATCGACCGGATCGTCGCGGCGCTCGATCAGGCCTTCACCTTCGAGATAGTCCAGAGGGCGCGTGAGCGACGGCGCCTTGATGCCGAGGATGTCGGCAATCACGCCCTGACGCAGTCCGTCGCCGTAGCGCGAGACGGCCAGCAGCGGCCAGGTCGAGGCCTCGGACAAGCCCAGATGCTCCACCGATTTGTTCGCGATCGGTACATAGCGCGCGTTGCAAAAGCCCATGCTGCGGGTGAGCTTGAGCAGCGCGTCTTCACGCGGCAGGCCTGCGTAGGCGTTGGAGGCTGGGGAATGTGGTTTTGTCATTTAGTTAGTCAGCTTATTAATTAGTATATCTGGTTGTACGAATCTATGCAGGCGCTCGGAAATAGCGTGCGGCGCAGCGGGCAGGGCGTCTGGCCATTCAATGCCGGGGGAAGGGGTTCATGGCGCGAGCGTCCTGCCCGGTCGTTAACATGGGCCTGTGAGACGAGACAGGAAAGGAGTGTTCACATGCGATTCAATGCATTTCGCCTGGCGGCCGTCGTCATCGCGTTGGGGGTGTTCGGCGCGTTGGCCGGTTGCACGAGCACAGGTTCGTCCGCCAAAAGCCCCGGCTCGCAAGCGGGCGACAGCAGCGGGGTGACCGTCTTCGGCACCATGGATGTGGGAGTGGGCGGCGTCAGATAAGCGCTGCTGTCAAAGTAAAAAATCAAAAGAGAGGGAGTGATTCGAGATGATGCGTCGTTCGCACCGCAACGCGTTGATCGCGCTGGCCGTGGCGCTGGCTGCTGCGGCCACGTGGGCGTTTCAGAATCAGGCAGTGTGGTTGCCGGGCACCACGGAGTGGGCGCAGAAGACTTGGCGTGGACTCACGCGCCCGGACGCATCGTCGCGCGGGGCCGTGGGCTCGCAACCCGCAGCCACCAGCAAAACCAAGGCAGCGTCCGATCAACCTGCGCCGCGCAGGCCGCGCAAATGCACATCGAGCGATGGCCATGTGAGCTACACCGACCAAAGCTGCCCGCCGGGAACGCAGGAGCAATGGTTTGACGATGCCAATGGCGCGGCGGTCCAGTCCGTTCCGGACTCGAAATCGTCAGCACGAAAGTGATTCCATCACTCCAGCAGCATCGGCTTGTTGCGGATGACGACGTATTGCTTGCGGAACTCCATGCCCGCATCCGGCCACAGCTTGGCGTATTCGCACAGCAGTTGCACGGCCGCCGGAAAATCATGCCCGTTCACGCGGCAATCGGCCTCGCAGTGGCCGTCCGCATCGCGTGAGGCATAGAACCGCACTCCCAGAAAATCACGGCTTTGCAGCAGATCGCTGAAGGCCGGCATGCTGTTGCTGAACAGGCAGCAGGGACAGAACGCATGCTCTTCCAGAGCGCGTGGCGGGTGCTGCTGAAAATGCGCCATCGGCCCGAGCAGAACCTGACGGCGATACACCGCTTCGTCATCGTCGGTGGCGTAGGAGACTTCAAGAATCGCGCAGTGCTCCAGCGTCGTTTGGCACGCGTCGATCAGCGTGACCAGATCCATGTTGGCCCAATTCGCAAAGCCTTTGCTGAACGCATCGTGCTGCGACGTGCCGCTGGAATGTTGGTACTCGAACAGCGGATTCGGAAAGAGCCGGGGATGGCTGACCTCGATGACCGATGTGGACTGAAAGTGATGGCGCGAGGCTTGCTCGCAAGCCATCAGAAACGGCTCCAGCCGCAGGCCGTTTGAAAGCGTGACGGACCGGCCCGAATCCGTCACCTGAAACTCCAAACGCTGGGATCGCAGGGTCTCGTGCAACACCTGCTGAAGGAAGAACGGGGCCGAGGGGTCCATCGCGTGCGCACCATTTGTGGGGTGAATATCTGCCCATGGTAGACACGCAATTGCGACAAAACGCAACCGAATTTGCGTGTAAATGCAACAGCAAATAGACACGCAAAAACCGTTAGCGCAAGCAGTGTCAACGCACTGTTTCGGACTCAGCTTTTCTTTGTCATGAATGTGCTGATGACGGGGTGGTATTGCTCACCTGCGCCACTTGCAATGGCTTGATTGAACCACTCGTCGACGATCTTCGCGCCGCGCGCATCCACGCCTGTTTCATCAGCGAGTTGCAGCGCATAGTGCAAATCTTTTTGCGCGTATTTGACCGAAAACGCACGCTCGGGAAACTCGCCCGGAAGCACGGCTTTCATGCCGTGGTTGCGCAGCGCAAAGCTGTCGGCCGAACCCTGCGTGAGCGTGTTGAACAGCACCGCCGGATCGACCCCCGCGCGCTCGCCGATGTTCTTGGCTTCGCTGAGCGCGACCACATGCTCGAACAGCATCATGTTGTTGAGGATCTTGAGCACCTGGCCGCAACCGACCGGGCCGCACAGCGCGATGTCGGCGGCGAAGGTGGCGATCAGCGGACGCACCTGCTCGAACAGTTCCGGCGTTGCTCCAACGAACACCGCCAGCGTGCCGGCTTCGGCTGCAGCGCGCGTGCGTGCGACAGGGGCATCGACGAGGTGCGCGCCCTTGCTCTCGAACTCGCTGGACAGCTCGCGCGTGGTGTTCACCGACGACGTGCTCAGATCGACCACCACCTGGCCGGCGCGTGCGTTGGCCAGCAAGCCATTGGATTCGCGGCTCAGCTTGGCGACGACTTCGCCGGAAGGCAGCGAGAGGAACACGACATCGCATTGCTGCATGACTTCGGCGGGCGAGGCCACGGCCTTCACGCCGTCGGCAGCCAGTCGCTCCAGCGGCTCTTTGGACAGATCGAATGCCAGCACGGGTGCGCCGGACTTGCGTGCGAGGTTGCGGCAGATGGGCTCGCCCATGACGCCCAGACCGATGAAGCCGATTTGCGTTGGATTGCTCATTTCAGGATTCCTTTTTGTTGTGCTTTTCGCGGCTCAGCCGAGCTGCCCCATGCCGAAATAAATGCCCTTGGGCTGTTGGTACAGACGCATGCCGTTGATGCCTTTTTCGCGGCCGATGCCGCTGTCCTTGAAGCCACCGAACGGCGTGGCGATCGAGAGCTGCTTGTAGGTGTTGATCCACACTGTGCCCGCTTCGAGCGCACGCGCCACGCGCCAGGCGCGCTGGTAGTCGCGCGTCCACACGCCGGACGCCAGACCGAAGCAGGAGTTGTTGGCCTGCTCGATCAGATCGTCTTCGTCATCGAATGGAATCATGCAGAGCACGGGGCCGAAGATTTCCTGCTGCGCGATGGCGGCGTTGTTGTCGATGCCGCCGATCAGCGTGGGCAGGTAGTACGCGCCTTTTTCCAGTTGCTTGCCATCCGGGCGAGCACCGCCCGCGAGGATGTCTGCGCCTGCGGCGCGTGCGGATTCCACCATGCTCGCTACCTTGTCGCGGTGTGCGAAGGTGGCGAGTGGGCCCATCTCGGCACCGGCCACATCGGGCAGATCAACCTTGAGCGAACGCGCCACGGCGCTCAGTTTGGCAACCACTTCGTCATACACGCCACGCTGCACAAAGGCACGCGAGCCAGCCACGCACGATTGACCGCTGCCTTCGAAAATGCCCCCGGCAAGCGCCGCCACGACTGCATCGACCGGCGCATCGTTGAACACGATGTGCGGCGACTTGCCGCCCAACTCCAGCGCGACGGGCATGAGCTTGCGCGCAGCGGTTTCCGCGATGCGGCGACCGCTTTCTGTGCCACCGGTGAACGACACCATGCGCACGCGCGGGTGCTCGACCAGCGCCGCGCCCACTTGCTGGCCGGTGCCTGGCAGCACGTTCAGAATGCCTGCGGGCAGGCCCGCTTCCTGCGCGATCTCGGCGAGCAGCAGGCCCGTGGAAGGCGTGATTTCGGATGGCTTCAGGATCACCGCATTGCCCGCAGCGAGTGCAGGCGCGACCTTCTGTGCCTCCATGGTCATCGGCGAATTCCAGGGCGTGATCGCAGCGACCACACCGTAGGGCTCGTAGACCGACATGGACAGGTAGTCACCGCGCGCGGGCGTCACTTCGGAGCCCGTGGTTTCGCACACGGCCGCGTAGTAGCGGAAGGTGGCTGCGGCGCTTTTCACCTGCACCTGGCATTCGCGCCAGACCTTGCCGTTCTCGATCATTTGCAGACGCGCCAGTTCCTCGCTGCGGCGCTCCATGCCATCGGCAATCCTGGACAGAATCGCGGCGCGCGCGGGCGGCAGCATGTTGCGCCACTTCTTGTCCCGCACGGCCTCATCGGCCACCTTCACCGCCGCGTCGGCCGCCTTGGCACCCGCCGCCGCCACTTCGTAGTTGACCTCCCCCGAGGCCGGATTCACCGACACCAAGGGCGCAACGCCCGCATCGCCGTCCACGGCCTGTCCGCCGATCCACATCTTTTTCATGGAGCTACCCGTCGTCTTGAGTTGAATTTGGTCTGTCAGATAGAACTAATGTTCTGTTTAATTCAGTTTAGACCAAGGGCGTTTGCTTGAGATTAGGGTTAATGCTAGGTGGAATGGAAATTCTGTGTATCAGAACGTCCGCGCGTTGCTGCCTTGTGCATACGTCCAGCGCATTGCGCCAGTCGCAGCGTGGACGCTCTTGAAGACGTGAGTTGCGCAAGCGACTGGAGGACCTCATCGCTTCGGCTATTCTTGGCCTTCCACATCCACAACGCAGGAGACGAGCTTGTTCAGTCACATCATGGTTGGTGTCAGCGATCTGGAGCGATCCAGGAAGTTCTACGACGCGCTTCTGGGCGCGCTCGGCATTGCGCCGGGCATGGCCAACAAGAACCGCTTTTTCTGGCGCGGATCGGGCGGCACGTTTGCGGTGAGCACGCCCATCAACGGCGAGCCCGCGAGCGCTGGCAACGGCAGCACCTTCGGCTTTGCAGCCACATCCGAGGAACAGGCCAATGCGGCGCACGCTGCCGGTCTGGTTGCAGGAGGCGTGACCTGCGAAGATCCACCGGGTTATCGCGGTGAAGGCCCGGGGCGTCTGTATCTGGCCTATCTGCGCGATCCGGATGGCAACAAGGTGTGCCTGAACTACCGTCCTCCCAAGCAGGCGTGATGATCGGCTGATCGAATACCGCAGCGCGAGCGCTGACAGGCGGCGTGGGCGATACTTCGCCACGCCGTTTTTCTTTTTCTTGCGGCGATGTGCTTGCCCGTTGCGTGCGAGATTCACGTCGTCGGTTTCCCCCTTTTTTCAGGAGCATGCGTGCAATCAGCAAGCGAGCAGTGGTTTGACGAGGCCTATTACCAGCGTTTTTATTTCGACAAGAAGACCAGCGTGATCGATGTCGA
This genomic stretch from Diaphorobacter sp. HDW4B harbors:
- a CDS encoding DUF6348 family protein, giving the protein MDPSAPFFLQQVLHETLRSQRLEFQVTDSGRSVTLSNGLRLEPFLMACEQASRHHFQSTSVIEVSHPRLFPNPLFEYQHSSGTSQHDAFSKGFANWANMDLVTLIDACQTTLEHCAILEVSYATDDDEAVYRRQVLLGPMAHFQQHPPRALEEHAFCPCCLFSNSMPAFSDLLQSRDFLGVRFYASRDADGHCEADCRVNGHDFPAAVQLLCEYAKLWPDAGMEFRKQYVVIRNKPMLLE
- a CDS encoding tryptophan halogenase family protein encodes the protein MLNLRGAKRVVILGGGTAGWFAALSLRKIFSAAVEVRVIESSQIGIVGVGEGGLLNLQSALLSLDIDLDDFVRETHATYKWGFSYEGWRTGEKDDRYFHPFASSDGVASKWEKSGSFPLIAAMIHNGIPMPDYLRGMDLIKGNASQQEAKKALDAKEVDIISSFHFDSYKIAEYLKKIALSRNIVHQDAMVNEVQTDERGRVVALTTREGERIELDFVVDASGLSRKIIGKVVPSQWHSFSEHLLLDRAIPFYMRHPEKNPGLVSRAIALSAGWMWQIPLQDRVGAGYVYSSKHISDEDAAAEIQRTLGYDVQPQRVIRFEPGCFEQVWVGNVLSVGLASGFVEPLEATSIGQMVETVRNFVRVLTLSQGVVSDNAIREFNESNHHSWLEVRDFLRMHYDCPRRDTAFWRDVAKVPLPETYRALKECMQLRAPRLLDLEGYILHGRRGIFHVINWMFVATGLGLIPRDAVKTELMALPPEGKQAVGEFLAWLKQRQEGTVIPA
- a CDS encoding DUF1656 domain-containing protein; this encodes MIGEASFYGLYLPWLMPLALLALVALLGVQRLLAAVGLYRRIWHPALFDIALYVLLLWGLSRLSALLQ
- a CDS encoding NAD(P)-dependent oxidoreductase, whose amino-acid sequence is MSNPTQIGFIGLGVMGEPICRNLARKSGAPVLAFDLSKEPLERLAADGVKAVASPAEVMQQCDVVFLSLPSGEVVAKLSRESNGLLANARAGQVVVDLSTSSVNTTRELSSEFESKGAHLVDAPVARTRAAAEAGTLAVFVGATPELFEQVRPLIATFAADIALCGPVGCGQVLKILNNMMLFEHVVALSEAKNIGERAGVDPAVLFNTLTQGSADSFALRNHGMKAVLPGEFPERAFSVKYAQKDLHYALQLADETGVDARGAKIVDEWFNQAIASGAGEQYHPVISTFMTKKS
- a CDS encoding LysE family translocator → MFTTHDLLYIASVAALILAMPGPTNTLLFSSSVARGFSRSVVLVAAELVAYLLAISCWGFLLLKLLNDQAWIATTLKLGAAFYIAYLSLKIWKFEKSLTPESSITSRHVFITTLLNPKAFLFASFVMPPKVFVDTAAYFPAMGTFALTMIPVSLGWCLLGHLARSGSSKLPMFSSGVMLRGASLVLCFFSASILYDVLHKVWLNH
- a CDS encoding FUSC family protein, whose translation is MKLPSLPRFTRAEMLFSLKCVAAGVLALYVASRLGLSRPFWAMMTSYVVASPLAGTVRSKALYRVLGTIVGCTATLLILPALANAPELLTLALALWVGGCLYLSLLDRSPSSYVFMLAGYTAALIGFPNVQTPQTLFDNASLRVEEIIVGILCATVVHSIVFPKGLAPAVLGLLDGAMKHTKHWIQDLLVTDSPDPKSTLASDRSKVAGDITQLRLLSTHIPFDTTNLRWTAGAVSTMQDHIASLMPTVSAVEDRLVALEQAEGKIAPDVVAILARISHWLDTQNFKQLDPDRAKQVADLRAEIHAFGLQHWDERKDNLSRLLRVALATRLTELIDAWDSCVRLRHDIDAGIGGAPVASRRLRNLSHRALHLDHGMAALSGLAAVLAICLCSAFWILTGWPMGSAAVMMAAIFCSFFATMDNPVPAIKGFLKYLIWSMPLSIFYVLIMLPNVQDFGMLVAVCAPVFFVLGCYMARPQNMMAAMGILMGGFFGTLAMYDTGAVDMITFVNSMIGQIAGIAAAAIVTALVRTVGVAWAARRIQRANWRELSELAQPGASARQIDAYAVRMLDRIGLLAPRIAQAGGKIDGIANDQALRDLRVGADLASLQRQNIPMESPHIAGVLSDIGQFFEKRSAGLAQAQLPEAILQHIDEVLDYAATRPESRPQWRAAVTALVGLRRNLFPAAPAALTLSGAAPTHTAPDTSASTS
- a CDS encoding MarR family winged helix-turn-helix transcriptional regulator produces the protein MTKPHSPASNAYAGLPREDALLKLTRSMGFCNARYVPIANKSVEHLGLSEASTWPLLAVSRYGDGLRQGVIADILGIKAPSLTRPLDYLEGEGLIERRDDPVDGRAKTLHLTPKGRQLTVQIEAALATLRHHLFEKASDADVEACLRVFSALEDRMGRVTPDIEPLKNKKP
- a CDS encoding efflux RND transporter periplasmic adaptor subunit yields the protein MTDKTTPSAPSTPAKPNLFKRIAARTIPVGITLAVSAAAIVAAFQLWDHYELAPWTRDGRVRANVVQIAPDVSGLVTDVAVQDNQRVHAGQLLFEVDQARYALSLRQAEAAVASQKIALAQAKREDARNVSLDNLISQEVREQTRTKVEQANAALAQAQVALDTARLNLERARIVAPSDAFVTNLDLRKGSYATAGHPAMALVDSSSFYVEGYFEETKLARIHVGDRVKVTPMGVGKPLAGTVESIVAGIADRDRATSSNLLPTVNPTFNWVRLAQRVPVRVKLDPVPDDVKLVAGQTVTVEVTGNATKNAESAKIAAAPKQTKG
- a CDS encoding DUF4124 domain-containing protein; protein product: MMRRSHRNALIALAVALAAAATWAFQNQAVWLPGTTEWAQKTWRGLTRPDASSRGAVGSQPAATSKTKAASDQPAPRRPRKCTSSDGHVSYTDQSCPPGTQEQWFDDANGAAVQSVPDSKSSARK
- a CDS encoding efflux transporter outer membrane subunit — translated: MRHLLSTSLSLIAIAALTACSTKPVGPDYVVPAEAIAQQVQPHQPFSSAQNSTLADKHHALVSNAALPDRWWQLYADPQLDALIAKAFEHNTDLRQALAHLEQVQAVEQEVAGATRPSLSVGGGPSYGHVSGLSMLQKGYVPPNAFSYSASSGISYQLDLFGQIRHAIEAAQAGTDAAQAALDLTRVNVAAHTASAWAQACTTGLRIEVMQHSIALQQQSASISERLQKAGKVGTIDAQRARAQVEQLKADLPPLLALRQNALFQLATLTGEQPQNFPRDVQQCHAAPQVAAGVIPVGDGQTLLQRRPDVRQAERQLAQATAQIGVATADLYPKISLGLSAASAGHMTGFGRGDTFSWSLGPLISWSIPINGVAQARIAQSEAATKGALAKFDGTVLTALRETETALTNYARELDRNARLKAARAQSAQVAEETRRLYVNGKTGYLDSLDAERVLANADTALAASQANIVNDQLALFLALGGGWGTEGESH